A genomic stretch from Erigeron canadensis isolate Cc75 chromosome 9, C_canadensis_v1, whole genome shotgun sequence includes:
- the LOC122581763 gene encoding malonyl-coenzyme A:anthocyanin 3-O-glucoside-6''-O-malonyltransferase-like translates to MASLPDSTVIERSRVSPPPATIGDKSLSLTFSDFLWLRHPPVHYLFFYELSVTETQFVETFVPRLKHSLSTTLQYFYPFAGNLIVFPTPKPPEIRYVEGDSVEVTFTKSDLDFNELTGNHPRNCDKFYHLMPLLGEPTKTSNYLKIPLFSVQVTLFPHHGISIGMTNHHSLGDASTRSFFLKAWTSIAKFGTDETFLANGTLPVYDRLVQNPKLDENYLRFAKIQSLYDEYTTQSLSGPNNKLRAAFILTKNVIDELKRTVSTQLPTLSYVSSFTVTCAYIWSCIAKVRNDDESQIFGFAIDCRTRIIPPVPAAYFGNCLGGCMANEKTSLLKKEKQGFLEAAKLIGESLHKALAETGGIVTNMESLFDDFLTVPTIIGVAGTPKLKVYDMDFGWGDPKKVETISIDYSLSISMNACRESNQDLEIGISLLANEMEDFVRVFHDGLKTYV, encoded by the coding sequence ATGGCTTCCCTTCCCGACTCGACTGTTATCGAACGTTCCCGAGTATCGCCACCACCGGCGACAATAGGGGACAAGTCGTTGTCGCTTACTTTCTCCGACTTCTTGTGGCTACGCCATCCTCCGGTTCACTATCTTTTCTTCTATGAACTCTCGGTCACCGAAACTCAATTCGTGGAAACATTCGTTCCACGTCTTAAACACTCGTTATCAACGACTCTTCAATACTTTTATCCTTTTGCTGGTAACTTAATCGTATTTCCCACTCCTAAACCACCCGAAATTCGTTATGTTGAAGGTGATTCTGTCGAAGTTACTTTTACAAAAAGTGACCTTGATTTTAATGAATTAACCGGAAACCACCCTCGGAACTGTGACAAGTTTTACCATCTTATGCCACTTTTGGGCGAGCCTACAAAAACATCGAATTACTTAAAAATCCCACTCTTTTCGGTTCAAGTAACATTATTTCCACACCATGGCATCTCTATAGGGATGACAAATCACCATAGCCTCGGTGACGCTAGCACGCGATCGTTTTTCTTGAAAGCGTGGACCTCGATTGCTAAATTTGGCACCGATGAGACATTTCTAGCTAATGGAACTTTGCCGGTCTACGATAGATTGGTCCAAAACCCAAAACTAGATGAAAATTATCTAAGGTTTGCTAAAATTCAAAGCCTGTATGACGAATACACAACTCAAAGCCTATCTGGCCCGAATAATAAACTTCGGGCCGCATTTATCTTGACAAAAAATGTCATAGATGAGTTGAAACGAACCGTTTCAACCCAACTCCCAACATTATCATATGTATCGTCTTTTACTGTCACATGTGCTTATATTTGGAGTTGCATCGCAAAAGTACGCAACGATGACGAATCACAAATTTTTGGCTTCGCCATCGACTGCAGGACACGAATAATTCCCCCGGTCCCAGCCGCCTACTTTGGCAACTGTTTAGGGGGATGTATGGCAAACGAAAAAACAAgtttgttaaaaaaagaaaaacaaggatTCTTGGAAGCTGCAAAATTGATTGGAGAAAGTCTACATAAGGCCTTGGCTGAAACGGGCGGAATCGTGACAAATATGGAAAGTTTATTTGACGATTTCTTAACCGTACCAACGATTATTGGGGTTGCAGGAACACCAAAACTCAAAGTTTATGATATGGATTTCGGGTGGGGGGACCCGAAAAAAGTTGAAACGATTTCCATCGATTATTCTTTGTCGATTTCTATGAATGCCTGCAGGGAATCAAACCAAGATTTGGAAATTGGTATTTCCCTTTTGGCTAATGAGATGGAGGATTTTGTTCGCGTATTTCACGATGGGTTAAAAACTTATGTTTAG
- the LOC122581221 gene encoding pentatricopeptide repeat-containing protein At3g12770, whose protein sequence is MSSQKLPQHLLQLVQLAKHNHSLKLTKQAHAQIHSMGFHQNPIILTNLINAYSHSQNPLQSLKLFNTIRLKDVYLYNTLMSAFTKHNLFHQSFDLFNEMSRSVDCLPDGFTFSVLAKVSGLIGDFLVGKWVHGKSVKCGFEKDIVLMNSLMSMYGKCGVSQESRKLFDEMPQRSVSSWNVMLSGYVDGETYRVWGFFKEMLDEGFRPNEFTLSNLLPLCGSGLGKFDYGRELHCYIIRNGMDLDVNSGVHLDCCLIDMYSRFSKVSLARLIFNRTRFKNVFVWTAMMNCYLQNGDPEETVCLFREMLRNVVEPNEVSVLTLLSACNIVAGLLGVEQIHAFSVRIGFADHTSLCNSLIDMYSKNGVLSYARQVFHQGCLSKDVITWSSMILGYGLHGKGQEAVDLYDKMIANGVKPDTIVVVGVLSACSRSGLTEKGLDIYKKAINVYGIEPNAEMCSCVVNLFRQSGKPEKALTFIKGMPSKPGPGVWGALVSSLDGHTDTETKVLGYRSLMEIEPDNPSNYVGLANLYATSGKWTYAADVRRAMRDRGLKKSPGCSWISINSKTHSFCVSDRAHPASNEIYETLNELILMAKSPGPDSCLIGKL, encoded by the coding sequence ATGTCCTCCCAAAAGCTGCCACAACATCTTCTCCAACTAGTCCAACTAGCCAAACACAATCACTCTCTAAAACTAACCAAACAAGCCCATGCACAAATTCACTCTATGGGTTTTCACCAAAACCCCATTATCTTAACAAATCTCATCAATGCATATTCTCATTCTCAAAACCCACTTCAATCTTTAAAGCTTTTCAACACCATCAGACTCAAAGATGTCTATTTATACAACACATTGATGAGTGCATTCACAAAACACAATCTTTTTCAccaaagttttgatctttttaaCGAAATGAGCCGGTCCGTTGATTGCTTACCTGATGGGTTCACATTTTCGGTTTTAGCTAAAGTTTCGGGTTTGATTGGAGACTTTTTGGTTGGTAAATGGGTTCATGGGAAGTCTGTGAAATGTGGGTTTGAAAAGGATATTGTGTTGATGAACTCTTTGATGTCTATGTACGGAAAATGTGGCGTGAGTCAAGAATCGCGTaaattgtttgatgaaatgcctcaaagaAGCGTTTCTTCGTGGAATGTGATGTTGTCGGGATATGTTGATGGTGAGACATATCGAGTTTGGGGTTTTTTTAAGGAGATGTTGGATGAAGGATTTAGGCCTAATGAGTTTACTTTGTCGAATTTGCTTCCATTGTGTGGAAGCGGGTTGGGGAAGTTTGATTATGGAAGGGAACTTCATTGTTACATTATAAGAAATGGAATGGATCTTGATGTTAATTCGGGTGTTCATTTAGACTGTTGTTTGATAGACATGTATTCAAGATTCAGTAAAGTGAGTTTGGCGCGACTTATATTTAACCGTACGAGGTTTAAAAATGTATTTGTGTGGACAGCAATGATGAATTGTTATCTGCAAAATGGCGACCCTGAAGAAACTGTGTGTCTATTTCGTGAAATGCTAAGAAATGTGGTCGAGCCAAATGAGGTTTCTGTTTTAACTCTTCTCTCCGCTTGCAATATAGTTGCAGGCTTATTAGGAGTAGAGCAGATTCATGCGTTTTCTGTTAGAATAGGTTTTGCAGATCACACGTCTTTATGCAATTCTTTAATAGATATGTACTCCAAGAATGGTGTTTTGAGCTATGCAAGACAAGTTTTTCATCAGGGTTGTCTCTCAAAAGATGTGATCACTTGGAGTTCTATGATCTTGGGTTACGGATTACATGGTAAAGGTCAAGAAGCAGTTGATTTGTATGATAAAATGATTGCAAATGGAGTCAAACCAGATACAATAGTTGTCGTTGGAGTTCTTTCTGCGTGTAGCAGATCAGGGTTGACCGAAAAAGGCCTTGATATCTATAAAAAGGCGATAAATGTTTATGGGATTGAACCAAATGCGGAAATGTGTTCTTGTGTGGTTAACTTGTTTAGACAATCGGGTAAACCCGAGAAAGCCTTGACTTTCATCAAGGGTATGCCTTCAAAACCTGGACCGGGTGTTTGGGGAGCTCTTGTGAGTTCTTTGGATGGTCACACAGACACTGAGACGAAAGTTTTGGGTTACAGATCACTTATGGAGATTGAACCTGATAATCCATCTAACTATGTTGGGCTTGCTAATCTGTATGCAACTTCTGGAAAATGGACATATGCGGCTGATGTAAGAAGGGCAATGAGGGACAGAGGCTTAAAGAAGTCTCCTGGATGCAGCTGGATTAGTATCAACAGCAAAACTCATAGCTTTTGTGTTTCTGATAGAGCACATCCTGCATCCAATGAGATATACGAAACTTTGAATGAACTGATCCTCATGGCGAAGAGCCCTGGTCCAGATTCTTGCTTGATTGGAAAATTGTAG
- the LOC122581222 gene encoding probable folate-biopterin transporter 8, chloroplastic isoform X2, with protein sequence MESCLMLCILVVLIGCLTFPLEILSWGSMALIPFASVALPILLACVLVGNLGVSVTEVAIDALVAEYGQKNKINGLQSYAFMALAAGGVLGNCLGGFFLLKTRQPKFMFLIFASLLSLQLVSSLTTKEESFSLPQSLYHHEPLLLTIKKQFSDLILAVQGEGVFRSLSWVVVSISMVPILSGSLFCYQTQVLNLDPSIIGMSKVMGQLLLLGVTIFYNRYLKTISMRKLIGIVQILYASSLLLDLVLVKQINLKLGISNSIFVVCSSGIAEMIAQFKLLPFQVLFANLAPPGCEGSLMSLIASALCLSSIFSGFLGVGMASVLGITSVDYTNLPVGIMMQFLAALVPVFWIQNVPTSISFDGKEKKTGLSKRRRKTRRVGRVVFNMVLVYRRQRESEAQR encoded by the exons ATGGAATCTTGTCTGATGCTCTGTATATTGGTGGTGCTCATAGGTTGCCTTACATTTCCATTGGAG ATACTATCTTGGGGTTCTATGGCGTTGATCCCATTTGCGAGTGTAGCACTACCGATTCTCTTGGCGTGTGTTTTAGTCGGTAATCTTGGAGTATCCGTTACTGAAGTTGCAATAGACGCCCTAGTAGCAGAATATGGTCAAAAAAACAAGATAAATGGTCTGCAATCTTATGCCTTCATGGCGTTGGCTGCTGGTGGAGTTCTAGGCAATTGTCTAGGTggttttttccttttgaaaaCTCGTCAACCGAAATTCATGTTCTTAATCTTTGCATCATTACTCTCTCTACAACTTGTGTCGTCTTTGACAACAAAAGAGGAATCGTTTAGTTTGCCTCAGTCTTTATATCATCATGAACCACTCTTATTGACTATTAAGAAACAATTTTCTGATCTCATTTTAGCGGTTCAGGGTGAGGGTGTTTTTCGCTCACTTTCTTGGGTCGTTGTTTCTATTTCCATGGTTCCGATCTTATCTGGTTCTTTGTTTTGTTACCAAACACAAGTCTTGAATCTTGATCCTTCTATTATCGGGATGTCCAAAGTGATGGGTCAGTTACTGCTGTTAGGTGTCACTATCTTCTACAATCGCTACTTAAAAACTATCTCCATGAGAAAACTGATTGGGATTGTTCAGATTCTATACGCGTCTTCCCTACTTCTTGATCTAGTTCTTGTGAAACAAATAAATCTCAAACTGGGGATCTCAAACAGCATCTTTGTTGTTTGTagctcaggtatagcagaaatgATTGCCCAATTCAAGCTTTTGCCTTTTCAAGTCCTGTTTGCAAATTTAGCCCCTCCAGGCTGTGAAGGATCGCTGATGTCATTGATAGCCTCGGCCCTTTGTTTATCATCAATTTTTAGTGGGTTTTTGGGTGTTGGAATGGCCTCGGTTCTTGGAATAACATCAGTTGATTATACAAACCTTCCTGTAGGAATTATGATGCAATTTCTTGCAGCATTGGTGCCAGTTTTTTGGATTCAAAATGTACCCACGTCAATATCCTTTGATGGAAAGGAAAAGAAGACAGGTTTGAGTAAAAGGAGGAGAAAGACGAGACGGGTTGGAAGGGTAGTGTTCAATATGGTTTTGGTTTATCGGAGACAGAGAGAATCAGAGGCCCAAAGATAA
- the LOC122581222 gene encoding probable folate-biopterin transporter 8, chloroplastic isoform X1, whose product MKILNSKSDNMVDPVVFYLNNVSNKKKKKDNSKICMVTGIQDLLNLCGYGYWIQGFKCFPWLALNFHMTNNMNVNPSTLQLVQNFGNLPMVAKPLYGILSDALYIGGAHRLPYISIGVVLQILSWGSMALIPFASVALPILLACVLVGNLGVSVTEVAIDALVAEYGQKNKINGLQSYAFMALAAGGVLGNCLGGFFLLKTRQPKFMFLIFASLLSLQLVSSLTTKEESFSLPQSLYHHEPLLLTIKKQFSDLILAVQGEGVFRSLSWVVVSISMVPILSGSLFCYQTQVLNLDPSIIGMSKVMGQLLLLGVTIFYNRYLKTISMRKLIGIVQILYASSLLLDLVLVKQINLKLGISNSIFVVCSSGIAEMIAQFKLLPFQVLFANLAPPGCEGSLMSLIASALCLSSIFSGFLGVGMASVLGITSVDYTNLPVGIMMQFLAALVPVFWIQNVPTSISFDGKEKKTGLSKRRRKTRRVGRVVFNMVLVYRRQRESEAQR is encoded by the exons ATGAAAATCTTGAATTCAAAAAGTGATAACATGGTTGACCCAGTTGTGTTTTACCTCAATAATGTTAGcaataagaagaagaaaaaagataataGTAAGATTTGTATGGTTACCGGGATTCAAGATTTGTTAAATCTTTGTGGATATGGTTATTGGATTCAAGGGTTTAAATGTTTTCCATGGTTAGCTTTGAATTTTCATATGACTAATAATATGAATGTGAATCCTTCAACATTACAATTAGTGCAGAATTTTGGTAATCTTCCAATGGTGGCAAAACCTCTTTATGGAATCTTGTCTGATGCTCTGTATATTGGTGGTGCTCATAGGTTGCCTTACATTTCCATTGGAG TTGTACTGCAGATACTATCTTGGGGTTCTATGGCGTTGATCCCATTTGCGAGTGTAGCACTACCGATTCTCTTGGCGTGTGTTTTAGTCGGTAATCTTGGAGTATCCGTTACTGAAGTTGCAATAGACGCCCTAGTAGCAGAATATGGTCAAAAAAACAAGATAAATGGTCTGCAATCTTATGCCTTCATGGCGTTGGCTGCTGGTGGAGTTCTAGGCAATTGTCTAGGTggttttttccttttgaaaaCTCGTCAACCGAAATTCATGTTCTTAATCTTTGCATCATTACTCTCTCTACAACTTGTGTCGTCTTTGACAACAAAAGAGGAATCGTTTAGTTTGCCTCAGTCTTTATATCATCATGAACCACTCTTATTGACTATTAAGAAACAATTTTCTGATCTCATTTTAGCGGTTCAGGGTGAGGGTGTTTTTCGCTCACTTTCTTGGGTCGTTGTTTCTATTTCCATGGTTCCGATCTTATCTGGTTCTTTGTTTTGTTACCAAACACAAGTCTTGAATCTTGATCCTTCTATTATCGGGATGTCCAAAGTGATGGGTCAGTTACTGCTGTTAGGTGTCACTATCTTCTACAATCGCTACTTAAAAACTATCTCCATGAGAAAACTGATTGGGATTGTTCAGATTCTATACGCGTCTTCCCTACTTCTTGATCTAGTTCTTGTGAAACAAATAAATCTCAAACTGGGGATCTCAAACAGCATCTTTGTTGTTTGTagctcaggtatagcagaaatgATTGCCCAATTCAAGCTTTTGCCTTTTCAAGTCCTGTTTGCAAATTTAGCCCCTCCAGGCTGTGAAGGATCGCTGATGTCATTGATAGCCTCGGCCCTTTGTTTATCATCAATTTTTAGTGGGTTTTTGGGTGTTGGAATGGCCTCGGTTCTTGGAATAACATCAGTTGATTATACAAACCTTCCTGTAGGAATTATGATGCAATTTCTTGCAGCATTGGTGCCAGTTTTTTGGATTCAAAATGTACCCACGTCAATATCCTTTGATGGAAAGGAAAAGAAGACAGGTTTGAGTAAAAGGAGGAGAAAGACGAGACGGGTTGGAAGGGTAGTGTTCAATATGGTTTTGGTTTATCGGAGACAGAGAGAATCAGAGGCCCAAAGATAA
- the LOC122581223 gene encoding haloacid dehalogenase-like hydrolase domain-containing protein At2g33255, whose product MPPLNLPQLKIQTHNHHFMLKKPYLLTKTLFKSMSFNQPTSTMKPVPRLKGVVFDMDGTLTVPVIDFQAMYKAVLGDQQYLAIKSSSPSGIDILHHIEQWAPDQQLKAYQIIADFEKQGMDKLQIMPGAAELCGFLNSRNIRRGLITRNVKLAVDLFHERFGMSFSPALSREFRPYKPDPAPLLHICTTWEVEPNEVMMIGDSLKDDVACGKRAGAFTCLLDETGRYDSPQYANVEHKPDYKVSSLAQVLSLLESNFDLTP is encoded by the exons ATGCCACCTCTAAATCTACCCCAACTCAAAATCCAAACCCacaatcatcattttatgttaaaaaaaccataccttttaacaaaaaccttGTTCAAATCAATGTCTTTTAACCAACCAACAAGTACCATGAAACCTGTTCCTCGTCTAAAAGGTGTTGTCTTTGACATGGATGGAACCTTAACAGTCCCAGTCATTGATTTCCAGGCCATGTATAAAGCTGTTCTTGGTGACCAACAATATCTTGCCATCAAATCAAGTTCCCCATCTGGGATTGACATTTTACATCATATTGAACAATGGGCTCCTGATCAACAACTTAAAGCTTATCAAATTATTGCTGATTTTGAGAAACAGGGCATGGATAAGCTTCAGATCATGCCTG GTGCTGCAGAACTCTGTGGTTTTCTTAACTCAAGGAATATCAG AAGGGGACTTATAACTCGCAATGTTAAATTAGCTGTTGATTTGTTTCATGAACGATTTGGG ATGTCATTTTCTCCCGCATTGAGTAGAGAATTTCGTCCCTATAAACCTGACCCAGCTCCCCTGCTGCATATATGTACAACGTGGGAAGTTGAACCTAATGAAGTGATGATGATTGGGGACAGCCTGAAGGATGAT GTGGCTTGTGGGAAAAGGGCTGGAGCATTCACATGTTTGCTTGATGAAACAGGGAGGTATGACTCTCCTCAGTATGCTAATGTTGAACATAAACCAGACTACAAGGTATCCTCCCTTGCTCAAGTTCTTTCACTCCTAGAGTCAAATTTTGACTTAACGCCTTGA